The DNA window AGATAAGACGGCTTGGGAAGCAGGGCTGATGGGGACTGGAGGATGAATGGATATATAGGACAGAAAGACAGGCCTGGGATGGAGAATGACATTTGAGCTGCATAAGGGGGCTGGCCAGGGGGCCAGTAGGGGACCTGTGAAGGGCTTGGTCACAGGGAAATCTCCtaagagggaagaaggaggataCCTACTGCGTGCCAAGCGCTGGGCTTGCTGTCTAcataatcttatttaatcctcataatgttCCTCTGAGATGGGTATTATCCCCactttcagaagagaaaattgaggctcagagaagtaacttACACATGGTGACACAATTAAGAGGTGAAGCCAGACTTCGAACGCACACCTGACTCCATAGCGTGTGCTCTTCTCTTTATACCTTGCTGCTTCTCTGTGCTCCGCATCAGCGGGGTGTgtagggaaaggaggaaggagaagctcCGAGCTAAGATGAAAAATGCATAGTGAAGGACAGAGGCAGACTTGTGGGAGGGGGGAAAGAAAAGGTGAGAGTTTTGCAGTGCAGACAGAGCCACATGGAGTTGAGGGCAGGAAACCATCAGTGTGGAAAGGATGAGTAACCAGTGAGCATGCAGATGGCAAGGTGAGGGAACAGGGAAAAGTATGTATGATGGCAATTGCATCAGAGAGTGATGGCGTGTTCCTGCACCTGTTACTGGCTGCAGAGTGGGAGTCTCTCTGGCTTGAGATGTCATTTGTATGTAAAGCGGATCTTTATAAGTAAGGTTCTCTATGGCCTATAGATGCAAATGATTAATCAGTACTTTTCAGAATTTTGAATGCATTTAGATTTCACATGCTCTTTCCAGTCCCCCATAAATCCCACCATCCCTTATTCCCTTATAACTGCCAGACTCCTGAAGGCATTTGAGTCTGGAACCCTGTTATTTTGCCGAGGTGGGAATTCAGGCAGAAATCCAGAGGAAagagacttgtccaaggtctcacAATAACTGGCCAAGTCAGAGCCTAAAATCCAGGCCTCCTGACATCAAGCACCATAGTACCTGTGGATTAATAGCCATATTCAGAGCTATTTGTCCAAGTATACAGAAGATCAGTGGAAGTGAGATCAGAGAAGTGGTGAGCAAAATCCAGAAAGCTCTATTAAGATTATGGCAGCTGTGAATAAGCACTTTTGAAACAGATCAAGATTTAGGGCTGAAAGAATGAGCCAGTAGTCCAGGTTTGAACCTTTAAGAACTAGCTTTATTTGTTAAACCAAATCAGGATTCGCTTCTCACATTGTGCCTCtatccacctcccctccccccacttacATCAACACTGCACATGTCACTCTGACCACAAGGCGTCACTCTTGTTTTTACCATTGTTTCATAGATTGTTTCCCCTATAGCACCAGGGGGTTGACAGGGGCCAGAGAGGTGAGAGTTGGAGCACTGTCTTGAGTCCTGGGCACATAACTAGATCCAGGTGAGTTTTGGGAAGGAAGTTGAAGGTGGTGGGGCTCAAGAAATCTAGGTTAGCAGGTATGGTGAGAATGGAAGGACAATGTTTCAAATGCCATTAGAGTCTCTCCACATAAAAAGCTTTGCCCATCTGATTTAGTTCCTGTTGGTACTGCCGATGCTCCTTTTCAAACAGCTGGTGCAGGGCAGCTTGACGgacctggtggggaggggagaatagAGTGTCATGTTTGCCCTCTGTTTACccatctttctcattctttctccctGGTTTCTTTCCCATCACCTGTGTTCTCTTGGATCTGGACTTAGCTGTGACATAAGCTAGGCAGTAGCATAGAGGCTGAACCACTGGAGTGGAAGCCTAccgattttttttccccatgggtGAAGCTCCaatgttcagcaaatatttgctgagaaCATACCATGAACCAGAAACTTTTCTAGGCACCTTGGATACAAAGATGGTGACATGACAGCAGCTGGGGActccagggagagagagaggttccAAGAGGCAGGTGTTAGGCACTAAGAAGCAGTCTTACCAAGGCGAGAGGAGCAAAGACTAGACTGAAGTTTGGGACTCTGCAGCTGGATGCAAAGAATCAATGAAAAGGAGCTTTGGTTTTACAGTTAAAGAGTTGCTGCTCTGGTATAACGGCAGAGACTAAGAGCTTGGGAATCCCAGTGGGCAAAGGCACAGGGCAGTAGGGGATGAAACTTCAGGTCACCCTTGCTAGAACTCACCATCAGTAATTGCTTGTTGGCCAGTGCCAACTCCTGCACCATAGTGTCCTGCATCCTTAGGATGGCATATGGGTTTCTCCTCTGGCTTAATGTCATCTGCCACAGACAGTGAGTGTGTGAATTTTGCCACCTGTCCCAGGCAGAAAGGTAGGGGTTGAATGGGTTAAAGTCAGGAGTGGAGACAAAAACGCCGTCAGTAAGGCTGCTTCTTCACCAGAACTTCTGTGCCATCGTGAGAAGACTGCAAACTCCTTGAAAGGATAACTAGAACTGACTTAGAACTTAGTATATTATGTCACTCAATCATCAAAATAACCATGTGTCATAGATATTAATTTTTGCATtatacagacaaggaaacttTAAAGTTCAGgtgagttgcccaaggtcacttaaTGGCAGACCTGGGTATCAAATCCAATCTAAGGATTAATTCCTTCCATCATACCAGTGATACTCAGTCCTGGCTAGGTCTGAATTAAGGTTTTCTAATATATAAGAGGAATATATGtatgtctcacacacacacacacacacacacacacacacacacacacacacacacacacacacacacacaccctctgttTAGATAATCctgttgacatttttttaaaaaatcaagtattttttacagatggctgaaaaattaaattgatacagaaatatatattaaacgaAAAGTGAAAGCTTCATTCTTCTGCCCCAGTCCTTCTCAACAAAGTTATcagtttcttgtgtatccttACAGAAAACTTTTCTATATCAGCAAgtgttatcttttaattttttttttaaaatttttattatttattttattttttggctgccttgggtcttcattgctgtgtgcgggctttctctagttgcagcgagcgggggctactcttcgttgtggtgcgcaagcttctcattgtggtcgcttctcttgttgtggagcacgggctctaggtgcgcgggcttcagtagttgtggctcgcgggctctagagcgcaggctcagtagttgtggtgcacgggcttagttgctccacggcatgtgggatcttcccggaccagggctcgaacccatgtcccccacactggcaggcagattagtaaccactgcgccaccagggaagtcccttaattttttttaacatgaaatcaTATGTTTACATAAGCAGTATTACTTAACAATTTGGACTTTTCATATCAGCACATAGAGATTTGCTTTGTTCTGTTTAAAGGCTGCCTAGTATTTCTGTATCATAATTTAACCAGCTACAcgttgtttctagcttttttatttttataaacaatgctgTCATGAATACTCGTGTGTGTACATTCTAGTGCTTTTGCAGGTATATCTgtgtaaattcctagaagtagagtTGCCAGTTCAAAGGATATGTGAATTGAAAATTTTGATAGATTTCATAAAAAAGGCTTCATAAAAAAGGCtgcatcagggacttccctggtggcacagtgataagaatctgcctgccaatgcagcggacacgggttcgagccctggtccgggaagatcccacatgccgtggagcaactaagccagtgtaccacaactactgggcctgcgctctagagcccgtgagccacaactactgagcctgtatgccacaggtactgaagcctgtgtgcctagagcccatgcaccgcaacaagagaagccaccacaatgagaagcccacgcaccgcaatgaagagtagcccccactcaccgcaactagagaaagcccgtgcacagcaacgaagacccagtgcagccaaaaataaacaaataaaattaaaagaaaaaaggctgcATCAATCTTGATTCCCACTAAAACTATATGCATTCTTGTTACCTCACATCCTTGCTACCTCTGGGTATAACCTATGAAACCTTAAAAAACAGGCTTATCCTATCTAATCCCAGACCATTTTAGAATCTTCTGGGTTAAgacctgtgttttttaaaaaagctccccaggtgatggaGATATACAGCCTAATCTTTTgagttttctcattcattcattcaatacatacCTACTGCATACCTACCACATGGTTAGTGCGATGCTGGGCAACAAATACTtgaattttccttaaaaagttaaaaaagaaaacaaaaacttgctCCAATTTTCCTTCAGAGAATGGGAAGCAAGGGAGAATAGAAACCATTGCCTATGTAGCCTAACCAAGTGGGCACTAGGAGGCTGATCTCTGCTTGTGAGAACAAGGGGtgcttcctgcccctcccatACCTGTTTGCATTCTTGAGGAGCCCCTAACAAGATGGAGATCTCAGAAGTGGCTTAAGGAGGACAGGAGGGTGAAAAGGTCAATCTGAAGGCTAAGGGAAGGGATAGAAGCAGAGATTACCTGTCCACCATCTTCTTAAGTCCCAGGGCCCTTTGAAAACTCTGCAAGAAAAGGGAGTTCTGTTGACCTGCCTTGATCTCCAGTACCTCACTCAGTACCCTATCATAGTGGGAGACACATAGACCTTTTCTTTAGAGACAGGGAGCAGCCAATTTCctaggggaggtggggagaaagtcCTACTCCTTTCAGAATGGACCAAAGGTAACATGCAGCGGTTAGTATGCAACAAATatctgaatacctactatgtgccagacataaTCTCCCACTCCTGCTACTACCCTTCTGTTACATCTGTCCATTTCTGGTAAATTGATCTGGAAACCTCATCCAGGGGAACACATCCAACCCAGCCCCTTTTCCAACGCTGCATACCTCTTCTACTTTTACCATCCTTTCCACAGACATGTCTTCAAACTTGCTTGATGTAGTCTTAGGAGACTGAGCAGGCTCAACTTTGTTTTCAGTCACCAAGGTTTCAGTAGTCATAGCAACATTTACACCTCCAACAATGAGCCTAGGCCTAGGAGTTGATTGGTCACCTGGCCTGTTGCCCTGGAGACCTGAAGGGAATCCTGGTTCTCCAGCCTTCTATTAGTGACACAGGCAATTCTATGAGCAAGGACCACGCTCACATTTcaggatttcttcttttgtggtCCCAAGGAGTATCTGTATGGTTCTAGGTCCAGAGAGCATATCACATGCCTGTTTTATTAAAAGACAACTATAAAGGAATGAATCATATGCTTTagtttttaattgttcattttattaaatagttTATATAAAGTCAGACCAATATATTGGTCTGACCATTCCTTCACACTACCCCACACATGAGGAGGGATGAGATTATGTCAGGTGTCAAAACATTCCCTTTTCAATTTATTCATGACACTATGGAATGAAAGTAGAAGGCAGATCCTTGCACGCCAGGGAAGTTGTGTTAAAGTTTCAACACATCCTGGTTTAAGTGGAGCACCAGGGTAAGTTGTTCCACATACCACTCATGGCCTCACCCAATCTCCCCACCAGTTCCTGTATACCTTTCCCACCAATGAACTCTTAGATGTCTCAAACCCAAGTGGTTCCCATACAACTGTGTTCGAAGGGATAGATACAGAAGACAAGACACCAAGCCCCGTCATCCCAACTGTCACCCTTGGGATTATTTATAGTCTGGAAAAGGACAGATGAACCATGATTAAAACCAAGTGAGGATTTTTAAAGAAGCTTTGacagaaacattaagaaaaacatCTGAATTCAACTCCAGAGAAAAGTGCTACCAAGGGAAAATAAAGTCTTAACTCATGTTCTGCAACTGGTCGTAAGAGAGGGTGGCAGAATGATCCCCTAGGCATGAACTCTAAGAGCTCTGAACACAACCAGAGCTTCAGCTGATCCAGTCCGGGCTGCTGAGCCAGATGACCTGAGGGCTGCCCGGCAAGCACACTGCAGTCTGTCTGGCTCCATCAACAGTGACAGTTCTTCAGCTCCATCACAGAGTACTCTCCAGTGTGTTATAGTTGTCCTTAAAGCTCTTCAATTCGAGGAAGTGCTTGGCACGTTTACTCTTCTGACTGGAGGGGAGGTATGTCACCTGGATGGTTGTTGGGGAGACTTCAGGAGACTGGGTTAGGTCTTTGGCTGCTGACTGATGTTGTCGCTGAGAGCTCCCACTTCGGGCTTTGACCCTGAAGAATACAAAGAGGGCAGGTCATGGACAGAATGAGGACTAATGGAAGAAAACAATTCAAGGCTTATCCATCCTATAAATGCAGCTGTAGCCACAAATGGTCTCTGTCCTACCTTATAAACTAGTTACTATAGTTACTAAAATCTCATCTGGTAGCTTAGAAATAGCAGAGAAACCAATTTTCCCACTGAGTCCCTGCCTCTGACTCAACCTCTTCTTCATTTCACTGTGCTTAAAGCAAACTTTTAATTCTGCTGATTCACCTAATGTGTGCATGCCATTAATATACTCCCAGTCCCTTGAAACAactgaataacaaaaaataatattgaagTTAACTACTAAGTACTTATTAGGACATTAAACCTGGTGCTTTACCAACATGTAATTTACTAACATCCCACTATTCCTATAGGGTGGTATCATCCTCTTTTGCAGTTTAGGAAACCAAGGGTCCATCCAGTAAGTTGCctgaggtcacaaagctagtaagtgacagagagctgggattcaaacctaagTTTGTCAGATTTCAAAGCCTTTACTCTTCAATATACTCATAGAAACTTTCTAGAAACTAGAGATCaaagagacaattttttttaaactgtggtaaaat is part of the Balaenoptera musculus isolate JJ_BM4_2016_0621 chromosome 1, mBalMus1.pri.v3, whole genome shotgun sequence genome and encodes:
- the C1H1orf189 gene encoding uncharacterized protein C1orf189 homolog, whose translation is MSVERMVKVEESFQRALGLKKMVDRWQNSHTHCLWQMTLSQRRNPYAILRMQDTMVQELALANKQLLMVRQAALHQLFEKEHRQYQQELNQMGKAFYVERL